One stretch of Aquimarina sp. Aq107 DNA includes these proteins:
- a CDS encoding c-type cytochrome, with amino-acid sequence MKQVKYRNSASKLLLLGTVFLFSLLNPVFAQEEAVSTEAAAVESAAGGDVAKGEALFKSLCAACHKRYKKMTGPALFGVTERRDTEWLYSWIKNSAAMIASGDADAVAIFEEYKKTPMNAFPQLTNTDIDNILAYVMVPKAPPKVTELQAVDGQSDGSGVSSNLVLAALALVFLMLVVVLFLVNKTLRNFAEANGVQLPEEVARTPIWKAFVQNQFLVLVSAIFVLLASGYFVYGYFMQVGVDQGYMPIQPIHYSHKIHAGDNKIECKYCHSSARVSKHSGIPSLNVCMNCHKSISEVAEGTATADYSKEFYDGEIKKLYKAVGWDESSQSYTGETEPVKWVRIHNLPDFAYFNHSQHVSVAGIECQKCHGPVEEMEIMYQHAPLTMGWCINCHRETNVKMEGNEYYDKIHKELSKKYGVDKLTAAQMGGLECGKCHY; translated from the coding sequence ATGAAACAGGTGAAATACCGAAATTCAGCCTCAAAACTCCTACTCTTAGGAACTGTTTTTTTGTTCTCTTTATTGAATCCAGTTTTTGCTCAGGAAGAAGCTGTGTCAACTGAAGCCGCTGCTGTGGAATCAGCTGCTGGTGGTGATGTTGCAAAAGGAGAAGCGTTATTTAAATCGCTATGTGCTGCTTGTCACAAGCGTTATAAGAAAATGACAGGTCCAGCATTGTTTGGAGTTACAGAGAGAAGAGATACAGAATGGTTGTATTCTTGGATTAAGAATAGTGCAGCAATGATTGCTTCTGGAGATGCAGACGCAGTTGCAATTTTTGAAGAGTACAAGAAGACTCCGATGAATGCCTTTCCTCAATTAACAAACACGGATATTGATAATATTTTGGCGTATGTAATGGTGCCTAAAGCCCCGCCGAAAGTTACAGAATTACAGGCTGTTGACGGTCAATCTGATGGTTCTGGAGTGTCTTCTAATTTAGTTTTAGCAGCTTTGGCATTAGTGTTCCTAATGTTGGTAGTAGTGTTGTTTTTAGTTAATAAAACACTTAGGAATTTTGCAGAAGCAAATGGTGTACAATTACCTGAAGAAGTAGCTAGAACTCCAATATGGAAAGCATTTGTGCAAAATCAATTTTTAGTGTTGGTTTCTGCAATATTTGTATTGCTTGCTAGTGGATACTTTGTTTATGGTTATTTTATGCAAGTTGGAGTTGATCAGGGATATATGCCAATTCAACCAATACATTATTCTCATAAAATACATGCAGGAGACAATAAAATAGAATGTAAGTACTGTCACTCTTCGGCTAGAGTTTCTAAACATTCAGGGATTCCATCTCTTAATGTTTGTATGAACTGTCACAAATCAATTAGTGAGGTTGCTGAAGGTACTGCAACAGCTGATTATTCGAAGGAGTTTTATGACGGTGAAATTAAGAAGTTATATAAAGCTGTTGGTTGGGATGAGAGCTCTCAGTCTTACACTGGGGAAACTGAGCCTGTAAAATGGGTGCGTATCCATAATTTACCAGACTTTGCATACTTTAATCACTCTCAGCACGTAAGCGTAGCGGGTATAGAGTGTCAGAAGTGTCACGGACCTGTAGAGGAAATGGAAATTATGTATCAACATGCTCCATTGACAATGGGATGGTGTATTAACTGTCACAGAGAGACTAATGTGAAAATGGAAGGCAATGAGTATTATGATAAAATACACAAAGAATTGTCTAAAAAGTATGGAGTGGATAAGTTAACAGCTGCTCAGATGGGTGGTCTGGAATGTGGTAAGTGCCACTATTAA
- a CDS encoding SPOR domain-containing protein: protein MRILNKKNNLLLLGFCFTGITYISAQDSTNLDNPTVFTTIEMTPPAEPTITINQDPRINQLLNIKTKMDKDGVLSENYRIQLYTGDLKNANTIRNNAEKSFPQWRADIVYETPNHKVWIGNYRSKLETDRALKEIREEFPNAFPFKPEKK from the coding sequence ATGAGAATTTTAAACAAAAAAAACAACCTTTTATTATTAGGTTTTTGTTTTACAGGAATCACCTATATAAGCGCACAAGATTCCACAAATTTGGATAATCCAACGGTTTTTACCACTATTGAGATGACTCCACCAGCCGAACCAACCATTACTATCAACCAAGATCCACGAATCAACCAGCTGTTAAACATTAAAACCAAAATGGACAAAGATGGTGTTCTTAGCGAGAACTACAGGATTCAATTATACACAGGTGATCTAAAAAACGCAAACACAATTAGAAACAATGCAGAGAAGTCTTTCCCTCAATGGAGAGCAGACATAGTTTATGAAACTCCCAATCATAAAGTATGGATAGGTAATTATCGAAGCAAATTAGAGACGGATCGAGCATTAAAAGAGATAAGAGAAGAATTTCCTAATGCGTTTCCTTTTAAACCAGAAAAAAAATAA
- the rimP gene encoding ribosome assembly cofactor RimP, translated as MSLKDKVQSLLAEALEERPSLFLISQKIHPGNIIEIIVDGDGGITVEDCIALSRAIEHNLDREEEDFSLQVMSAGVSEGLVHRRQYKKNIGRKLKVKTEGGNTIEGELVSVSDNSIDLVWKAREPKPVGKGKITVTKEASVSYDEIQEAKVMITF; from the coding sequence ATGTCATTAAAAGATAAAGTTCAAAGTTTGTTAGCAGAAGCCTTAGAAGAAAGGCCTTCTCTTTTCTTGATCAGTCAAAAAATACATCCTGGTAACATCATAGAGATTATTGTTGATGGTGATGGTGGTATAACTGTAGAGGATTGTATAGCTCTAAGTAGGGCTATCGAGCATAATTTAGATAGAGAAGAAGAAGATTTTTCTTTACAGGTGATGTCTGCTGGAGTTTCTGAAGGCTTAGTTCATCGACGTCAGTACAAAAAGAATATAGGTAGAAAATTAAAGGTAAAAACTGAAGGTGGTAATACTATTGAAGGAGAGTTAGTTTCTGTGTCTGATAATAGTATAGATTTGGTTTGGAAAGCAAGAGAACCAAAACCAGTAGGAAAAGGAAAAATAACGGTAACAAAGGAAGCTTCTGTTTCTTATGATGAAATACAGGAAGCTAAAGTTATGATAACATTTTAA
- the nusA gene encoding transcription termination factor NusA encodes MENIALIESFSEFKDDKLIDRVTLMAILEDVFRNALKKKFGSDDNFDIIINPDKGDLEIWRNRVVVADGEVEDGNQEISISEAQKIEPDFEIGEDVSQEVKLIDLGRRSILALRQNLISKIHEHDNTNIYKQFKELEGEIYTAEVHHIRHRAIILLDDEGNEIILPKDRQIPSDFFRKGENVRGVIESVELKGNKPAIIMSRTSPLFLEKLFESEIPEVFDGLITVKKVVRIPGEKAKVAVDSYDDRIDPVGACVGMKGSRIHGIVRELGNENIDVINYTNNLQLFITRALSPARVTSIKLNEEGSRAEVMLKPEEVSKAIGRGGHNIRLAGQLTGYEIDVFREGVEEDVELSEFSDEIDSWIIEEFAKIGLDTAKSILEQDIKDLVKRTDLEEETVSEVIRILKSEFED; translated from the coding sequence ATGGAAAATATCGCATTAATAGAGTCATTTTCAGAATTTAAGGATGATAAGTTAATCGATCGTGTTACGCTAATGGCGATCTTAGAAGATGTGTTTAGAAATGCATTAAAAAAGAAATTTGGTAGTGATGATAATTTCGATATCATTATAAATCCTGATAAAGGGGATTTAGAAATTTGGAGAAACCGTGTGGTTGTTGCTGATGGTGAGGTTGAGGATGGAAATCAGGAAATATCAATTTCTGAAGCACAAAAAATAGAACCAGATTTTGAAATTGGAGAAGATGTTTCTCAGGAAGTGAAATTAATAGATTTAGGTAGACGTTCAATTTTGGCTTTACGTCAGAATTTAATTTCTAAAATTCACGAACACGATAATACTAATATCTATAAACAATTTAAAGAATTAGAAGGAGAGATATATACCGCAGAAGTACATCATATTCGTCATAGAGCGATTATTTTGTTGGATGATGAAGGTAATGAGATTATTTTACCAAAGGATAGGCAGATACCTTCTGATTTTTTCAGAAAAGGAGAAAATGTTAGAGGTGTAATTGAATCTGTGGAATTAAAAGGTAATAAACCTGCGATTATAATGTCTAGAACATCTCCATTGTTCTTAGAGAAGTTGTTTGAGTCGGAAATTCCAGAGGTTTTTGATGGTTTGATTACTGTTAAGAAAGTTGTTAGAATACCGGGAGAAAAAGCAAAAGTAGCTGTAGATTCTTATGATGATAGAATTGATCCTGTTGGAGCTTGTGTAGGTATGAAAGGATCTCGTATTCACGGTATCGTAAGAGAACTTGGGAATGAAAATATCGACGTTATAAATTATACAAATAACCTTCAGTTGTTTATTACTAGGGCTTTAAGTCCTGCTAGAGTAACATCTATAAAACTTAATGAAGAGGGTAGCCGGGCAGAGGTTATGTTGAAGCCAGAAGAAGTTTCTAAAGCAATTGGACGGGGAGGACATAATATTAGATTGGCAGGTCAGTTAACAGGTTATGAGATTGATGTGTTTAGAGAAGGAGTTGAAGAGGATGTTGAATTATCAGAATTCTCTGATGAAATAGACTCTTGGATTATAGAAGAATTTGCTAAAATAGGATTAGATACAGCTAAGAGTATTTTAGAACAAGATATTAAGGACTTAGTAAAAAGAACAGATCTTGAAGAAGAGACTGTTAGTGAAGTTATTAGAATATTAAAATCAGAATTTGAAGATTAA
- the infB gene encoding translation initiation factor IF-2, with protein MAEAKTMRLNKVLREFNISLDRAVDFLNSKGHEIDSRPTTKISSEIYQLLFDEFQTDKSKKVASKEVGEEKRKEKEALRVQIETEQEERRKRAEAREVVKAKAQLTGPKQVGKIELDKKEEVVEKPEEKATTEEAPKKEEVKEVEKEKEEVKEKTPEVVSNRPAKKGIKIAKVAAIDLEQKKASKPAEQPAKKEPSPSKEAEPQGEPVKVETQYKKLDGPNFTGQKIDLTKFQKPPKKKEDKSKSSDSDPKKRRRRISKEGGAKPGGGPGNRQGGNRGRGPGNRGPNRGPGKGKRPAVVKEEPSEEEVQKQVRETLEKLQGKSNKSKAAKYRRDKRDQHRQKAEDDVAQQEQESKVLKVTEFVTVSEVATMMDVPTTQVISACMSLGIMVTMNQRLDAETLSIVADEFGYEVDFVTSDIEESIEEIVDAPEDLVLRAPIVTVMGHVDHGKTSLLDYIREENVIAGESGGITQHIGAYGVQLENGQKIAFLDTPGHEAFTAMRARGAQVTDLAIIVIAADDDVMPQTKEAISHAQAAGVPIVFAINKVDRPEANPDKIKEKLASMNLLVEDWGGKIQSHDISAKTGQGVKELLEKVLLEAEILELKANPDRLASGTVVEAFLDKGRGYVSTILVQTGTLQVGDYVLAGKNSGKVKAMQDERGKNVKKAGPSTPVSILGLDGAPQAGDKFSVLEDEREAKDIASKRAQLHREQSVRTQRHITLDEIGRRIALGDFKELNIILKGDVDGSVEALTDSFQKLSTEEIHVNIIHKAVGAITESDVLLASASDAIIIGFNVRPAGNARQVADKEEIDIRTYSIIYDAINDLKDAMEGMLSPVMKEEITGTAEIRETFKISKVGTIAGCMVQTGKIIRNAGIRLIREGVVVYTGELASLKRFKDDAKEVSKGYDCGLQVKNYNDIKIGDVIESFQEVAVKKKL; from the coding sequence ATGGCTGAAGCAAAAACAATGAGATTAAATAAGGTATTACGCGAATTCAATATCTCGCTAGATCGGGCTGTTGACTTTTTGAATTCAAAAGGTCATGAGATAGACTCGCGTCCTACCACAAAGATTTCTTCGGAGATCTATCAGCTGTTGTTTGATGAGTTCCAGACAGACAAGAGTAAGAAGGTAGCTTCAAAAGAGGTTGGTGAGGAAAAAAGGAAAGAGAAAGAAGCGCTGAGAGTGCAGATTGAAACGGAACAAGAGGAGAGACGTAAGCGTGCCGAAGCTCGTGAAGTTGTGAAAGCCAAAGCCCAATTGACTGGACCTAAACAAGTAGGTAAAATAGAATTGGATAAGAAAGAAGAAGTTGTTGAGAAGCCCGAAGAAAAAGCAACAACCGAAGAAGCTCCTAAGAAAGAAGAGGTAAAAGAAGTTGAAAAGGAGAAAGAAGAAGTAAAAGAAAAGACTCCTGAAGTGGTTTCTAATAGGCCTGCTAAAAAAGGTATAAAAATTGCTAAAGTTGCAGCAATAGATCTGGAACAAAAGAAAGCTTCTAAACCTGCAGAGCAACCGGCTAAAAAGGAACCTTCTCCATCTAAAGAGGCGGAACCCCAAGGAGAACCTGTAAAGGTTGAAACTCAATATAAAAAATTGGATGGTCCTAATTTTACAGGCCAAAAGATTGATTTAACGAAGTTTCAGAAACCTCCTAAAAAGAAAGAGGATAAATCTAAATCTTCTGATAGCGATCCAAAAAAGCGTCGCAGAAGAATTAGTAAAGAAGGTGGTGCTAAACCTGGAGGAGGACCAGGAAATAGACAAGGTGGAAATCGAGGACGAGGTCCAGGAAATCGAGGTCCAAATCGAGGTCCAGGAAAAGGTAAAAGACCTGCTGTAGTTAAGGAGGAGCCTAGTGAAGAAGAAGTACAAAAACAAGTAAGAGAAACTCTTGAAAAACTTCAAGGGAAATCAAATAAATCCAAAGCGGCTAAGTATCGTAGAGATAAGCGTGATCAGCATCGCCAAAAGGCAGAAGATGATGTGGCTCAACAAGAACAAGAAAGTAAAGTTCTTAAGGTAACTGAGTTTGTTACAGTTTCTGAGGTAGCAACCATGATGGATGTTCCTACGACTCAAGTAATATCAGCTTGTATGTCATTAGGTATTATGGTTACTATGAACCAGCGTTTGGATGCAGAAACCCTTTCTATTGTTGCAGATGAATTTGGATATGAAGTTGACTTTGTAACATCTGATATTGAAGAGTCAATAGAAGAAATAGTAGATGCTCCAGAAGATCTTGTACTTAGAGCGCCTATTGTTACTGTTATGGGACACGTTGATCACGGTAAAACTTCTTTGTTAGATTATATTCGTGAAGAAAATGTAATAGCAGGAGAAAGTGGTGGAATTACGCAGCATATTGGAGCGTATGGTGTTCAACTAGAAAATGGTCAAAAGATTGCATTCCTAGATACACCAGGTCACGAAGCGTTTACAGCGATGCGTGCTCGTGGTGCTCAGGTAACGGATCTAGCAATTATTGTGATAGCGGCAGATGATGATGTGATGCCACAAACAAAAGAAGCAATTAGTCACGCGCAGGCTGCGGGTGTTCCGATTGTTTTTGCAATAAATAAAGTAGATAGACCAGAAGCTAATCCTGATAAGATTAAGGAAAAACTAGCTTCTATGAATTTACTGGTAGAAGATTGGGGAGGAAAAATTCAATCCCATGATATTTCTGCTAAAACAGGACAAGGTGTTAAAGAGCTTTTAGAAAAAGTGCTTCTGGAAGCAGAAATATTAGAACTTAAAGCGAATCCGGATAGATTGGCATCTGGTACTGTGGTAGAAGCATTTTTAGATAAAGGTAGAGGATATGTGTCAACAATTTTAGTACAAACAGGTACACTACAAGTTGGAGATTATGTATTGGCCGGAAAGAATAGTGGTAAGGTTAAGGCAATGCAGGATGAACGTGGTAAGAACGTTAAGAAAGCAGGTCCTTCAACACCAGTATCTATTTTGGGTCTAGATGGTGCTCCTCAGGCAGGTGATAAGTTTAGTGTTTTAGAAGATGAAAGAGAAGCAAAAGATATAGCTTCTAAAAGAGCACAGTTGCATAGAGAGCAATCAGTACGTACACAGAGACATATTACACTTGATGAAATTGGACGTCGAATTGCACTTGGAGACTTTAAGGAATTAAATATTATTCTTAAGGGTGATGTTGATGGTTCGGTAGAAGCGTTAACGGATTCATTCCAGAAGTTATCGACAGAAGAGATTCATGTAAATATAATCCATAAAGCAGTAGGAGCAATTACAGAAAGTGATGTGTTATTAGCATCTGCTTCTGATGCTATTATAATAGGATTTAATGTGAGACCTGCAGGTAATGCCCGTCAGGTTGCTGATAAAGAAGAAATCGATATCAGAACATATTCGATTATATACGATGCGATTAATGATCTAAAAGATGCAATGGAAGGTATGCTTTCTCCTGTGATGAAGGAAGAAATTACTGGTACCGCTGAGATTAGAGAAACATTCAAGATATCTAAAGTTGGAACAATTGCAGGTTGTATGGTTCAAACAGGTAAAATTATACGTAACGCTGGAATTCGTTTAATACGTGAAGGTGTAGTTGTATATACTGGGGAGCTTGCTTCTTTAAAGAGGTTTAAGGATGATGCTAAAGAGGTTTCTAAAGGATATGATTGTGGATTGCAGGTTAAAAATTATAATGATATTAAGATAGGCGATGTAATAGAATCTTTCCAGGAAGTTGCTGTGAAGAAAAAATTATAA
- a CDS encoding TAT-variant-translocated molybdopterin oxidoreductase, with protein MSSNKKYWKSVEELNENSSIVETLQQNEFVQEIPTDEFLGDKSSLESSSTSRRDFLKYVGFSTAAASLAACEGPVIKSIPYVVQPERIVPGVANYYATTIADGYDFASVLIKTREGRPIKVENNNLATSNGEANARVHASVLSLYDSTRLQGPKKGDEDISWDVLDKEVGSKLNSLGGKQIVLLTQTFASPSTSKLISEFKAKYANVSQVVYDAISYSEALDAYEMMYGERALADYDFSKVNTIVSIAADFLGDWQGGGYDSGYAQGRVPENGKMSKHIHFEANMSLSGANADKRVKATPTQQKQVLAALYKYVTGAGSKGALDAGLDAEVVKAAKHIQKAGSNAVVVSGIQDVDAQLLVLAINKHISSKAFNEATPRKIRQGNAKAVAQLVKDMNAGRVGALLIAGVNPAYSLPNANEFKEGLKKVDVSVAFSMHNDATASECTYVATTPHYLESWGDVELKKGSYSLMQPTIRPLFDTRQFQETLLKWTGNTAAYNDYIKDAWTGVLGGTSWNQALHDGVLVKPVLAKESLETAIAAPEGDAVEVEVPVGPNIGAAARRLATAKSNGLELTLYTKTALGDGQQANNPWLQEMPDPITRASWDNYLTVSRADAEANGLMNENVANGALNGSYATVTVNGVNVTAPVIIQPGQAQGTIGLALGYGKKVGVKEEMQVGVNAFALYQNQNAVQSVSVSVAEGTHEFACVQLHNTLMGRGDIIKETTLEIFNTGNPKEWNKMPQVSKDHIEFDVTSPEVDLWDEFDRSVGHHFNLSIDLNACTGCGACVIACHAENNVPVVGKSEIRRSRDMHWLRIDRYYSSEESFDGDNKKKDAISGLGSSLSEFGEMEVPSDSPEVAFQPVMCQHCNHAPCETVCPVAATSHGRQGQNHMAYNRCVGTRYCANNCPYKVRRFNWFLYNENDEFDYHMNNDLGRMVLNPDVTVRSRGVMEKCSMCIQMTQKTILDAKREGRAIKDGEFQTACSAACSSGAMTFGDINDKDSKVAKLTEDKRMYHLLEHVGTKPNVMYQTKVRNTTEA; from the coding sequence ATGTCATCAAACAAGAAATACTGGAAAAGTGTTGAAGAGCTAAACGAAAATAGCTCTATTGTTGAGACGCTACAACAAAATGAGTTCGTTCAGGAGATTCCTACGGATGAGTTTTTAGGAGATAAGTCATCTCTAGAAAGTTCTTCGACTTCACGTCGTGACTTTCTTAAATATGTAGGTTTTAGTACAGCGGCTGCATCTTTAGCAGCTTGTGAAGGACCAGTAATTAAATCAATACCATATGTAGTACAGCCAGAAAGAATAGTTCCTGGTGTTGCTAATTATTATGCGACTACTATTGCAGATGGTTATGATTTTGCAAGTGTTTTAATAAAAACAAGAGAAGGTCGTCCAATCAAGGTAGAAAATAATAACCTTGCTACTTCTAATGGAGAGGCAAATGCTAGAGTTCATGCTTCAGTATTATCATTGTATGATAGTACTCGTTTGCAAGGTCCCAAAAAAGGAGATGAAGATATTAGTTGGGATGTTCTTGATAAAGAGGTTGGATCTAAGCTAAATAGTTTAGGAGGAAAACAAATTGTATTGTTAACTCAGACATTTGCTAGTCCTTCTACATCTAAATTGATATCAGAGTTTAAAGCAAAATATGCTAATGTTTCTCAAGTGGTATATGATGCTATATCTTACAGTGAAGCATTAGACGCTTACGAAATGATGTATGGAGAAAGAGCATTAGCTGATTATGATTTTTCTAAAGTAAATACTATTGTAAGTATAGCTGCTGATTTCTTAGGAGATTGGCAAGGAGGAGGATATGACAGTGGATATGCACAAGGACGTGTTCCTGAAAATGGGAAAATGTCTAAACATATCCATTTTGAAGCAAATATGTCATTATCTGGAGCAAATGCAGATAAAAGAGTAAAAGCAACGCCTACTCAACAAAAACAGGTGTTAGCAGCTTTATATAAATATGTTACTGGTGCCGGATCCAAAGGAGCATTGGATGCTGGTTTGGATGCCGAAGTTGTTAAAGCGGCTAAGCATATACAGAAAGCAGGAAGCAACGCAGTTGTAGTTTCTGGTATTCAAGATGTGGATGCTCAATTGTTAGTTTTGGCTATTAATAAGCATATTAGTAGTAAAGCATTTAATGAAGCTACACCAAGAAAAATTCGTCAAGGTAATGCTAAGGCGGTAGCTCAGTTGGTGAAGGATATGAATGCAGGACGTGTTGGTGCACTTTTAATAGCAGGTGTTAATCCAGCATATTCTCTTCCGAATGCAAATGAGTTTAAAGAAGGTCTTAAAAAAGTTGACGTTTCTGTTGCTTTTAGTATGCATAATGATGCCACAGCATCTGAGTGTACTTATGTTGCGACTACACCTCATTATTTAGAGTCTTGGGGAGATGTAGAATTAAAGAAAGGTAGCTACAGTTTGATGCAACCTACTATTCGCCCTCTATTTGATACTAGACAATTTCAAGAAACATTATTGAAGTGGACAGGTAATACTGCCGCTTATAACGATTATATTAAAGATGCTTGGACAGGTGTACTAGGAGGTACTTCTTGGAATCAGGCATTACATGATGGAGTATTGGTTAAGCCAGTGCTTGCTAAGGAGTCATTAGAGACTGCTATTGCTGCTCCAGAAGGAGACGCTGTAGAGGTTGAAGTACCTGTTGGTCCTAATATTGGAGCTGCGGCAAGAAGATTGGCTACAGCAAAATCAAATGGACTAGAGCTTACTTTATATACGAAGACTGCATTAGGTGATGGACAACAGGCTAATAACCCTTGGTTGCAAGAGATGCCTGATCCTATAACCAGAGCTTCTTGGGATAATTATCTTACAGTTTCAAGAGCAGATGCAGAGGCTAATGGCTTGATGAATGAAAATGTTGCGAATGGAGCTTTAAATGGTAGTTATGCAACTGTTACAGTGAATGGAGTTAATGTGACTGCACCTGTTATTATACAACCAGGTCAAGCACAAGGAACTATTGGTTTAGCTTTAGGATACGGTAAAAAAGTCGGTGTAAAAGAAGAAATGCAAGTAGGTGTTAATGCATTTGCATTATACCAGAATCAAAATGCGGTACAATCTGTTTCTGTTTCAGTGGCTGAGGGTACACATGAATTTGCTTGTGTACAGTTACACAATACTTTAATGGGGCGTGGAGATATTATCAAAGAAACGACTCTTGAAATATTTAATACTGGCAATCCGAAAGAGTGGAACAAAATGCCTCAGGTAAGTAAGGATCATATAGAGTTTGATGTTACTTCACCAGAAGTTGATCTTTGGGATGAGTTTGATCGTTCAGTAGGTCACCATTTTAATCTTTCTATAGACTTAAATGCTTGTACAGGATGTGGAGCTTGCGTTATTGCATGTCACGCAGAAAATAATGTCCCTGTTGTTGGTAAGTCCGAGATTAGAAGATCTCGTGATATGCACTGGTTGCGTATCGACCGTTATTATTCTTCAGAAGAAAGTTTTGATGGAGATAATAAGAAGAAAGATGCTATTTCTGGTTTAGGTAGTTCTTTATCTGAATTTGGTGAAATGGAAGTTCCTTCTGATAGCCCAGAGGTAGCGTTTCAACCTGTAATGTGTCAACATTGTAATCACGCACCTTGTGAAACTGTTTGTCCAGTAGCGGCAACATCACACGGAAGACAAGGTCAGAATCATATGGCTTATAACCGTTGCGTAGGAACAAGATATTGCGCAAATAACTGTCCTTATAAAGTACGTAGATTTAACTGGTTCTTGTATAATGAAAACGATGAGTTTGATTATCATATGAACAATGATCTAGGTCGTATGGTATTAAATCCAGATGTAACTGTTCGTTCAAGAGGGGTTATGGAAAAATGTTCTATGTGTATCCAAATGACTCAGAAAACAATTTTGGATGCTAAAAGAGAGGGAAGAGCAATTAAGGATGGAGAATTCCAAACTGCTTGTTCGGCTGCTTGTTCTTCTGGAGCAATGACATTTGGAGATATAAATGATAAGGATAGCAAAGTAGCTAAATTAACAGAGGATAAACGTATGTATCACTTACTAGAGCATGTAGGTACAAAACCAAATGTGATGTACCAGACGAAAGTAAGAAATACTACAGAAGCCTAA